In Treponema denticola, one genomic interval encodes:
- a CDS encoding CbiQ family ECF transporter T component yields the protein MDIRPLFSYRRGTSFLHRTSPLLKLFFLFGFTALIFFFPNYVFFYSVFFVFFARFIGFSFLEQLLDLKPILPYCLLLVSLHVFSVFIKTETDIKDLAFLILKLVCLMQISSLFFNTTSSRQLKEALEKILPFKLAVLFSLFLFFIPLLFSIWTKLDHSWKARGGKKSLLKIFKLFPIFISEALYKGQKLMYALKNRQLCLVL from the coding sequence TTGGATATAAGGCCCTTATTTTCTTACCGGAGGGGAACGAGCTTTTTACATAGGACGTCCCCCCTTTTAAAATTGTTCTTTCTTTTCGGGTTTACAGCCCTGATTTTTTTCTTTCCTAATTATGTTTTCTTTTATTCGGTCTTTTTTGTTTTTTTTGCCCGTTTTATAGGTTTTTCGTTTTTAGAGCAATTACTGGATTTAAAACCGATCCTGCCTTATTGCCTGCTTCTTGTAAGCCTCCATGTTTTTTCGGTTTTTATAAAAACGGAAACCGATATAAAAGATTTGGCCTTTCTTATTTTAAAACTTGTCTGCCTTATGCAGATAAGCTCCCTTTTTTTTAATACCACAAGCTCTCGCCAATTAAAAGAGGCTCTGGAAAAAATCTTACCCTTTAAGCTTGCCGTTTTGTTTTCCCTTTTTTTGTTTTTTATTCCTCTTTTGTTTTCTATTTGGACAAAGCTGGATCACTCTTGGAAGGCAAGGGGAGGAAAAAAAAGTCTTTTAAAAATTTTTAAACTTTTTCCGATTTTTATTTCCGAAGCCCTTTATAAGGGGCAGAAACTGATGTATGCACTGAAAAATAGGCAGCTCTGTTTGGTTTTGTAA